One Candidatus Peregrinibacteria bacterium DNA segment encodes these proteins:
- the folE gene encoding GTP cyclohydrolase I FolE, producing the protein MFLELLKTLPEDAEREGLKDTPRRADEAWEHLFSGYEKKPKDLLTVFENEGYDEMILVKEIEFYSTCEHHLLSFFGKAHIAYIPRDKIIGLSKIPRLVEIFSRRLQNQERLTTQIAEALEELLAPKGVAVVVEAQHLCMMARGVEKQSSTVSTSALKGLFKERPATREEFLRLIRA; encoded by the coding sequence ATGTTTTTGGAACTGCTGAAAACCCTGCCCGAAGATGCTGAGCGGGAAGGACTGAAAGATACGCCGCGGCGAGCGGATGAGGCCTGGGAGCATCTTTTTAGTGGGTATGAAAAAAAACCGAAAGACCTTTTGACGGTGTTTGAAAATGAGGGTTATGACGAGATGATTCTTGTGAAGGAAATTGAGTTTTATTCCACTTGCGAACATCATTTGCTTTCATTTTTTGGCAAAGCGCATATTGCGTATATCCCACGAGATAAAATCATTGGGCTTTCAAAAATTCCTCGGCTGGTGGAGATTTTTTCGCGGCGCTTGCAAAATCAGGAGCGGCTCACGACGCAGATTGCAGAGGCTTTGGAGGAATTGCTCGCGCCCAAAGGGGTGGCTGTGGTAGTGGAGGCCCAGCATCTTTGCATGATGGCGCGGGGGGTGGAAAAACAATCGAGCACGGTGAGCACTTCGGCGCTCAAGGGGCTTTTTAAAGAGCGCCCGGCCACACGCGAGGAGTTCTTGCGCTTGATTCGGGCTTAA
- a CDS encoding bifunctional (p)ppGpp synthetase/guanosine-3',5'-bis(diphosphate) 3'-pyrophosphohydrolase, with protein MLHSTEDALYAELLKALKKSPVKVRSERLDRAYRFAKQAHEGQFRASGDAYVCHPLNVAIILAKLRADEESLIAALLHDVPEDTDYTFKDIETRFGRSVRNLVQAVTKLSKVHYHHSMDARQVDSLRRVFLETAKDVRVALIKLADRLHNMRTLRYLRPDKQQRIAKETLEVFAPLANLYGIFQVRRELEDLCFKVLQPEEYGRIESFVMEHEKKRQIFIRDTIAVLKKEFKRWKIPVQVEGRPKHFYSIYLKTVLHHKPLGDIYDYFAIRVVTHGLEDCYRSLAVVHGLFKPKPGRFKDYIAFPKANGYQSLHTTVVGLEGKLTEVQIRSEAMHHECELGAAAHFLYKDFSSSLSSKKLSFLKHYKNPEGFIRTLQEDVLRNRIFVFSSDGEVVDLPEGACVLDFVYARGIAVNEYVLKPMVNNKNYSLLGTLQSGDHVQILFDTRRQKGPERGWLDHVKTSKAKTQIRAYFKEQTMGTRIQLGTRLLQQELDHQNQGLVHHLDFALQSRALIQFEFDSFDELLAAIGEGTLSSSEVYKVLFPELVVGPGVKLLRVWHSLKRRFNFGEEDYKYRIKIIVEAYDRIGLLREILEPFYELKLPILFIKGSGYDVKRDNPFLSDGSPANPECISRDQIEILLEDYEQLIALFDRLERIPGVLRVQRAFRQKTAGFITLLLVTTCYFLVHPFAIQHLKEMTFEQNRLWTHVLVYSGLFFLFGLLVWLRSMGNKTFPHFEETRRYWGLSFGVTFFAIGVVFADNALYHLQLNLFLTSGLSLLILIFLLFAYRRHVKQSQHHLNRLRMSEARSEK; from the coding sequence ATGCTCCATTCCACTGAAGATGCTCTTTATGCTGAGCTTTTAAAGGCGCTTAAAAAATCACCTGTAAAAGTGCGTTCGGAGCGATTGGACCGCGCTTATCGTTTTGCAAAACAAGCCCATGAAGGGCAATTTCGGGCTTCGGGTGATGCGTATGTTTGTCATCCTTTGAATGTAGCAATTATTCTTGCCAAGCTGCGAGCCGATGAAGAAAGCCTGATTGCAGCTCTTTTGCACGATGTGCCTGAAGACACTGATTATACATTTAAGGACATTGAAACTCGTTTTGGGCGCAGCGTGAGGAATTTGGTTCAGGCGGTCACTAAACTTTCGAAGGTGCATTATCATCATTCCATGGATGCGCGGCAAGTGGACAGTTTGCGACGTGTTTTTTTGGAAACCGCAAAGGATGTACGTGTGGCTCTGATTAAACTGGCGGATCGTTTGCACAACATGCGCACTTTGCGTTATTTGCGACCCGATAAACAGCAGCGCATCGCCAAAGAAACTTTGGAAGTTTTTGCTCCGCTTGCCAATTTGTACGGCATTTTTCAAGTGCGACGTGAGTTGGAAGATTTGTGTTTTAAAGTGCTGCAGCCGGAAGAGTATGGACGCATTGAAAGCTTTGTGATGGAGCATGAAAAGAAGCGGCAGATTTTTATACGTGACACCATTGCCGTTTTGAAAAAAGAATTCAAGCGCTGGAAAATTCCGGTGCAAGTGGAAGGGAGGCCCAAACATTTTTATTCCATTTATTTAAAAACTGTTCTTCATCATAAACCGCTCGGCGACATTTATGATTATTTTGCCATTCGTGTGGTGACTCATGGCTTGGAAGATTGTTACCGTTCTTTGGCTGTGGTGCACGGCCTTTTTAAGCCCAAGCCCGGGCGTTTTAAGGACTATATTGCTTTCCCGAAGGCCAATGGTTATCAATCCTTGCACACCACGGTGGTGGGCTTGGAAGGAAAATTGACGGAAGTGCAAATCCGTTCGGAGGCCATGCATCATGAATGTGAACTCGGGGCAGCGGCTCATTTTTTGTACAAAGATTTTTCATCCAGTTTGAGCTCTAAAAAGCTTTCGTTTTTGAAACATTATAAAAATCCAGAAGGTTTCATTCGCACTTTGCAGGAAGACGTGCTGCGGAATCGGATTTTTGTTTTTTCATCGGATGGGGAGGTGGTGGATTTGCCGGAAGGGGCTTGTGTGCTCGATTTTGTTTATGCCAGGGGCATAGCCGTGAATGAATATGTGCTCAAACCCATGGTGAACAATAAGAATTATTCACTATTGGGCACTTTGCAAAGTGGAGATCATGTGCAAATTTTATTCGATACGCGACGTCAAAAAGGTCCCGAGCGCGGCTGGTTGGATCATGTGAAAACTTCTAAAGCCAAGACGCAAATTCGTGCTTATTTTAAAGAGCAAACCATGGGCACGCGCATCCAACTGGGCACTCGACTTTTGCAGCAGGAATTGGACCATCAGAATCAGGGTTTGGTCCATCATTTGGATTTTGCGCTGCAATCTCGCGCGCTGATTCAATTTGAATTCGACAGTTTTGATGAACTTTTGGCAGCCATCGGCGAGGGCACTTTGTCTTCTTCGGAAGTGTATAAAGTGCTTTTCCCGGAACTGGTGGTGGGACCGGGAGTGAAGCTTTTAAGAGTATGGCACAGTTTAAAAAGACGTTTTAATTTTGGTGAAGAAGATTATAAATATCGCATTAAAATTATTGTGGAGGCTTACGACCGCATCGGGCTGCTGCGTGAAATTTTGGAACCTTTTTATGAATTGAAATTGCCCATTCTTTTTATTAAAGGCAGCGGTTATGACGTGAAGCGCGATAATCCTTTTTTGTCGGATGGATCGCCGGCGAATCCTGAATGCATCAGTCGAGATCAAATTGAAATTTTATTGGAAGATTATGAGCAATTGATCGCCCTTTTTGACCGTTTGGAACGCATCCCTGGAGTCCTAAGGGTGCAAAGAGCTTTCCGCCAAAAAACAGCAGGATTTATTACGCTTTTACTCGTGACTACTTGTTATTTCTTGGTGCATCCATTTGCCATTCAACACTTGAAGGAAATGACTTTTGAACAGAATCGCTTGTGGACTCACGTGCTGGTTTATTCAGGACTTTTCTTCCTTTTTGGGTTGCTGGTTTGGCTACGGTCCATGGGCAATAAAACCTTCCCTCATTTCGAGGAAACTCGTCGTTATTGGGGTCTTAGTTTTGGTGTAACTTTTTTTGCTATTGGGGTGGTTTTTGCGGACAACGCGCTCTATCATTTGCAACTGAATCTTTTTTTGACCAGTGGGCTTTCTTTGTTGATTTTAATTTTCCTTCTTTTTGCTTACCGTCGACATGTTAAACAAAGTCAGCACCACTTGAACCGATTGAGAATGAGCGAAGCTAGAAGCGAGAAGTGA
- a CDS encoding 1-deoxy-D-xylulose-5-phosphate reductoisomerase produces the protein MPKPLALFGSTGSIGRQTLEVLAAFPGEFEVVGLTAKSNKSLLEEQGKTLRAQTLLSPSSEQNQALMEQAEFIVNAIPGFAGLDISLAAIRMSTPERPKTLLSANKESLAIAGRFLREEAQKTAARIFPLDSEASAIWQLMHEYGASKISSITLTCSGGPFHGKTRQDLLHVTPAQALAHPTWKMGPKVSIDSATLINKVLEVYEVHHLFDIPLKDIHITIHPQSLVHSMIHTQTGATKMHITQNDMRLFISYALHYPEQPACPWPIERTRKSDLSFEQPDPETFRPLKWLKLHAGNPNFPIILNAMNDLAVARFLDGKLSFLGIYDFIEEGLQRHLWRLPPRNLEELLAFHAEISEGAMALS, from the coding sequence ATGCCTAAACCCCTCGCTCTTTTCGGCTCCACTGGCTCTATAGGGAGGCAAACCCTGGAGGTGCTTGCCGCGTTCCCCGGTGAATTTGAAGTGGTGGGCTTGACGGCTAAAAGCAACAAATCCCTTTTGGAAGAGCAGGGTAAAACTTTGCGCGCGCAAACCTTGCTGAGCCCGAGTTCCGAGCAAAATCAGGCGCTTATGGAGCAAGCCGAGTTCATCGTCAACGCCATTCCCGGCTTTGCAGGGCTCGACATTTCCCTCGCTGCCATCCGAATGTCCACCCCCGAACGGCCCAAAACCCTGCTTTCCGCCAACAAAGAATCCTTGGCCATCGCGGGCCGTTTCCTGCGTGAAGAAGCTCAAAAAACCGCCGCCCGAATCTTCCCGCTGGACAGCGAAGCTTCTGCCATTTGGCAGCTCATGCACGAATACGGCGCAAGCAAAATTTCTTCTATTACACTCACCTGCTCCGGCGGCCCTTTTCACGGCAAAACGCGCCAAGATTTACTCCATGTCACTCCAGCTCAAGCCCTCGCCCACCCAACCTGGAAAATGGGCCCAAAAGTTTCCATCGATTCCGCGACACTCATCAACAAAGTGCTGGAAGTCTACGAAGTGCACCACCTTTTCGATATTCCGCTCAAAGACATTCACATCACCATCCATCCGCAGAGCCTCGTGCACAGCATGATCCACACCCAAACCGGTGCCACCAAAATGCACATCACTCAAAACGACATGCGGCTTTTCATTTCTTATGCCTTGCATTACCCCGAGCAGCCGGCTTGCCCCTGGCCCATCGAGCGCACTCGTAAAAGCGATCTGAGCTTTGAGCAGCCCGATCCCGAAACTTTCCGTCCCCTCAAATGGCTGAAATTGCACGCTGGCAACCCCAACTTCCCCATCATTTTAAACGCGATGAACGACCTCGCCGTGGCCCGTTTCCTGGACGGAAAACTCTCCTTCCTCGGCATTTACGATTTCATTGAAGAAGGGCTCCAGCGTCACCTCTGGCGCCTCCCCCCACGCAACCTAGAAGAACTGCTCGCCTTTCACGCAGAGATATCGGAGGGAGCGATGGCTTTGAGCTAA
- a CDS encoding type II toxin-antitoxin system PemK/MazF family toxin → MKRFLEWIGLKRKLDLRRPKIPYVNTGEVWWASLGENIGYEINGKSDLFTRPVLIFKKLSKEFYLAIPLTTKKHVGSWYVNYQQRGRNVTACLHQVRTIDYRRLYSKVGIVDESDFKIIRLGFQKLYL, encoded by the coding sequence ATGAAACGTTTTTTAGAATGGATTGGTCTTAAACGAAAGCTGGATTTACGCAGGCCAAAAATTCCTTATGTGAATACCGGAGAAGTCTGGTGGGCGAGTTTGGGTGAAAATATAGGGTATGAGATCAACGGTAAAAGTGACCTCTTTACTCGTCCTGTTTTGATCTTCAAAAAGCTGTCGAAAGAGTTTTATCTTGCAATTCCGCTCACCACAAAAAAGCACGTCGGCAGCTGGTACGTGAACTACCAACAGAGGGGGAGAAATGTGACCGCCTGCCTTCATCAAGTCAGAACTATCGATTATCGACGGCTTTATTCTAAAGTGGGCATTGTTGATGAATCGGACTTCAAAATCATAAGACTTGGTTTTCAAAAACTTTATTTATAA
- a CDS encoding PIN domain-containing protein: MKQEYLLDSNVLIYLGHGNKKIARQLLRLKRPYFFSSVITYFEILYGCKTLEEKKLVKQYANDLAILDLRKEIIEAALELKEKKKLKFKDLLIAATAQMEGLTLVTADKDFKKIKGLKVKLLNL, from the coding sequence ATGAAACAAGAATATCTGTTGGACAGCAACGTCTTGATTTACCTTGGGCACGGGAATAAAAAAATTGCCCGTCAGCTCCTACGCTTGAAAAGGCCGTATTTTTTTTCGAGTGTTATCACTTACTTCGAAATTTTGTACGGCTGCAAAACTTTAGAAGAGAAAAAATTAGTCAAACAATACGCCAATGACTTGGCCATTTTGGACTTACGCAAAGAAATAATTGAAGCGGCCTTAGAATTGAAGGAAAAGAAAAAACTCAAATTCAAAGACCTCCTTATTGCCGCAACCGCCCAAATGGAGGGACTCACGCTGGTCACTGCCGACAAAGATTTCAAAAAAATCAAAGGACTTAAAGTAAAACTTTTAAACCTTTAG
- a CDS encoding 2-C-methyl-D-erythritol 2,4-cyclodiphosphate synthase produces the protein MNIAILLAAGASSRAGQNKLWADVHGRPLWTLSYETFKSHPEVDRIVLVVPAGEEPKFAAYVDVPMASGGETRMQSFKNGLALLTLNDEDIVIDHNAANPNVTAREISEVIAAAKEVGAAAVSMPAVDTLFVAEEGTYLNPLPREKIRLMQTPQAVRANLLKPFELADGTDLTSALLAKVPVKVVEADPANRKITFAEDLKSLCARTYLGEDSHAFSQAGQLVLGGLTVPELPALEANSDGDVILHAIGRALALAQNKNFSEIADPLALSGERDSRAYLNPLLHNVKIEQVALTLECARPRIDALAPALKNSLASLLALHPDQIRLSAHTGEGLTTFGRGEGIRCLALLTIKN, from the coding sequence ATGAACATCGCCATCCTTCTAGCAGCGGGCGCATCCAGCCGAGCGGGCCAAAATAAACTGTGGGCGGATGTGCATGGCCGTCCCCTTTGGACTCTGAGCTACGAAACGTTCAAATCGCATCCAGAGGTCGATCGAATTGTGCTAGTGGTGCCAGCGGGTGAAGAGCCCAAATTCGCCGCTTATGTGGACGTGCCCATGGCCAGTGGAGGTGAAACGCGCATGCAATCTTTTAAAAATGGCTTGGCCTTACTCACCTTGAACGATGAAGACATTGTGATCGATCACAACGCCGCCAACCCCAACGTGACCGCCCGTGAAATTTCTGAAGTCATAGCCGCTGCAAAAGAAGTCGGTGCCGCAGCCGTTTCTATGCCTGCCGTGGACACGCTATTTGTAGCGGAGGAAGGCACTTATTTGAACCCCCTTCCGCGCGAAAAAATTCGGCTCATGCAAACCCCTCAAGCCGTGCGTGCGAATCTTTTAAAGCCCTTCGAATTGGCGGATGGCACGGATCTCACTTCTGCCTTGCTCGCCAAAGTTCCGGTTAAGGTAGTGGAGGCGGACCCGGCAAATCGAAAAATCACTTTTGCCGAAGACCTGAAAAGTCTTTGCGCCCGGACCTATTTGGGCGAAGATTCTCACGCCTTTTCCCAGGCCGGCCAACTGGTGCTCGGCGGGCTCACTGTTCCCGAACTCCCTGCCCTGGAGGCGAACTCGGACGGAGATGTGATTTTGCACGCCATCGGGCGCGCCCTGGCGCTGGCTCAAAACAAGAATTTTTCTGAAATCGCCGACCCACTTGCGCTCTCGGGTGAGAGAGACAGCCGAGCTTATTTAAATCCCTTGCTGCACAATGTAAAAATCGAACAAGTCGCCCTCACGTTGGAATGTGCCCGCCCCCGCATCGATGCCCTTGCCCCCGCCCTCAAAAATTCCCTGGCTTCCCTGCTGGCCCTTCATCCGGACCAAATCCGCCTCTCCGCCCACACCGGCGAAGGCCTCACTACGTTCGGCCGCGGCGAAGGAATCCGCTGTCTGGCATTGTTGACAATTAAAAATTAA
- the recR gene encoding recombination protein RecR, with translation MDFLPDSLTKLIEELGRLPGIGPKSAQRLAFHLLKSADFKVHGLGEAILNVKNGVQECGHCFSLTTSNPCKICSGPGRDRSLLCVIESTLDLIAIEKTGEYKGLYHVLQGRLSPLDGVGLEQLRITELFVRLSESGCETRELILALNPDLEGDTTALYIQKQVASFSALHVSRIARGIPSGGHLEYTDDATLIRALEGRQRLI, from the coding sequence ATGGATTTTTTACCGGATTCGCTTACAAAATTGATTGAGGAATTGGGCCGTTTGCCGGGAATCGGGCCCAAAAGTGCTCAGCGACTGGCTTTCCATTTGCTCAAAAGTGCGGATTTTAAAGTGCATGGACTTGGCGAGGCGATTTTGAACGTTAAAAATGGCGTGCAAGAATGTGGACACTGTTTTTCTTTGACCACTTCCAATCCGTGCAAGATTTGCTCCGGGCCAGGACGAGACCGCAGCCTTCTATGTGTGATTGAAAGCACTTTAGACCTCATCGCGATTGAAAAAACGGGCGAATACAAAGGGCTTTATCACGTGCTACAAGGGCGACTTTCACCGTTGGATGGAGTGGGCCTGGAACAACTGCGCATCACCGAGCTTTTTGTGCGATTGAGTGAAAGTGGATGCGAGACTCGCGAACTCATTTTAGCTTTGAATCCGGACTTGGAAGGAGACACCACAGCGCTCTACATCCAAAAGCAAGTTGCAAGCTTCAGTGCCTTGCATGTGAGCCGCATTGCGCGAGGCATTCCTTCTGGGGGACACTTGGAATACACAGATGATGCAACCCTAATTCGCGCCTTAGAGGGGCGACAGCGTTTGATCTAA
- the ispG gene encoding flavodoxin-dependent (E)-4-hydroxy-3-methylbut-2-enyl-diphosphate synthase, whose translation MPILRRKTRTCTIGADPARQVLVGSEHPVAIQTMCMGKTEDIEGTIAEIKTVEDKGCDLIRLAMPSFDAVKAIPLIKERTSMPIVADIHFDPRLAIAALDYGADKIRINPGNFFDRSYLEKVITLAKEKKAAIRIGVNAGSLEKDLWKKHGAPTAEALAESALRWVKFVEDLGFGNFVVSIKSERVPVMVEAYQRFAAAGNDVPLHLGVTHAGLLIPGAVKNAIGIGTLLMQGIGDTIRASITDDIVKEVEVCKSILKALGIYGKEPDIIACPTCGRIEVDLPKMVAEVEAALAHLKKPVRVAVMGCVVNSVGEAKESDFAIASGKHAGALYYKGELYKANVPEAELVPELLKLIEEKTK comes from the coding sequence ATGCCCATCCTCCGACGCAAAACTCGAACCTGTACCATTGGCGCCGATCCTGCGCGGCAAGTGCTCGTGGGCAGCGAACACCCCGTGGCTATTCAAACCATGTGCATGGGCAAAACGGAGGATATTGAGGGGACCATTGCCGAAATCAAAACCGTCGAAGACAAAGGCTGCGACCTCATTCGTCTCGCCATGCCCAGTTTCGATGCCGTCAAAGCCATTCCCCTCATCAAGGAGCGCACGTCGATGCCCATCGTCGCAGACATCCATTTTGACCCTCGTCTCGCCATCGCCGCACTCGACTACGGTGCCGACAAAATCCGCATCAATCCCGGGAACTTTTTTGACCGCTCTTATCTCGAAAAAGTCATCACCCTCGCCAAAGAAAAAAAGGCCGCTATTCGCATTGGCGTGAATGCTGGTTCACTTGAGAAAGATTTGTGGAAAAAACACGGCGCCCCCACCGCCGAAGCCCTCGCCGAATCGGCTCTGCGTTGGGTGAAATTCGTGGAAGACCTCGGGTTTGGCAACTTTGTCGTGTCCATCAAAAGTGAACGCGTGCCCGTGATGGTGGAGGCCTACCAACGTTTTGCCGCGGCCGGCAACGACGTTCCGCTGCACCTTGGGGTCACGCACGCCGGCCTACTCATTCCTGGTGCGGTGAAAAACGCCATCGGCATTGGAACACTGCTCATGCAAGGCATCGGAGACACCATTCGCGCCTCCATCACCGATGACATCGTCAAAGAAGTGGAAGTCTGCAAAAGCATTTTGAAAGCCCTCGGCATTTACGGCAAAGAACCGGACATCATCGCCTGCCCCACCTGCGGCCGCATTGAAGTGGATTTGCCCAAAATGGTGGCCGAAGTGGAAGCTGCCCTCGCCCATCTCAAAAAACCCGTGCGCGTGGCCGTGATGGGCTGTGTGGTGAACAGCGTGGGGGAAGCCAAAGAATCCGATTTCGCCATCGCCAGCGGTAAACATGCCGGCGCCCTCTACTACAAAGGCGAACTCTACAAAGCCAACGTTCCCGAAGCCGAACTGGTGCCGGAATTACTCAAGTTGATTGAGGAGAAGACGAAATAG